In Lodderomyces elongisporus chromosome 1, complete sequence, a genomic segment contains:
- the SNF2 gene encoding transcriptional regulator → MNRMPTKEEVQKIVQRWHQLRDQYGDQVVNVPEFTQLNKTINSIKMHQQQLQQQHLQQQQQQQQQQQQQQQQQQSGPLMGQQQRQLSQSSQIPPQHQSPAQSHSNVSQQQLPTQQAMANPRLTPQQQQQHHHHQNQTQTQHQFRQQQQQQQQQQQQQQRPSQHATPHISNQAIPLDQQHQNAFSSNFGNSAQIIPGAGSPVIGRSLNGSSSGTPLVQNANANAHAHANANVNTGFGPTPAISSGAAPGPTVFNNRMGQQGVNLNLENGTISTQPNSWLNTAQPQSQPQFPPPQPQPQPQTQGQPQMQAQAPLPESAFTNQQFQLLKSQVQALKYLMKGSNQGPMPQNLAAFVTNPSFAYANGQYLSAALDRGGSISQQQQQQQQQQQQQQQQPRSDSQFSPNGFVNNNGVADQAGVNLPKEKKKGKRGPKPKANQQPKKLTKKQIKEEEQRLAAEKQRQNMEAQNNMAAQPPFPNPPPPPQHHQQQQQQSQPPLPNQFQPFQPQSQPQPPAQGQFVPPGQPQGNPTIANPSLNPQQQAQAQAQAQPPFQQQAQAQPQIQHHPSGPVIPPVSAPEFLLPEPAPPVLLSKVISESHNKNKLVLPITKPNLEVDTFEVFDIVGERTKDIPLSTLYTPQSRFQIPSLMPSAMSLENMAANREVLLALRIEGEKKYIKKKLNSLKPSETEKRNELETKLNMLEIIPLQKQARGKVLVQSWFNKSMLPNSHPNFLARFNTLSMESVSMTLDLYQHQLESFRKEKNKKHSQIIDQVVKFSLDTIIKKSRRQDKLNKFANKINNIHVQIAKEEQKKLERMAKQRLQALKSNDEEAYLKLLDHTKDTRITHLLNQTNQFLDSLAQAVQTQQREAEEKLAGSGRIMEERIEEQVPAMDSGVIDENEKREKTDYYNVAHRIKEEVNKQPSILVGGTLKEYQLKGLQWMVSLFNNHLNGILADEMGLGKTIQTISLITYLIEVKKIPGPFLVIVPLSTVTNWNLEFEKWAPSVKKITYKGTPNQRKALQHEIRMGNFQILLTTFEYIIKDKALLGRIKWVHMIIDEGHRMKNANSKLSETLTTNYYSDHRLILTGTPLQNNLPELWALLNFVLPKIFNSVKSFDEWFNTPFANTGGQDKIELSEEETLLVIRRLHKVLRPFLLRRLKKDVEKDLPSKIEKVVKCKMSAVQSRLYQQMLKYNVLYSGDPQNPDVAKPIKNANNQIMQLKKICNHPFVYEDVENFINPTSENNDLIWRVAGKFELLDKVLPKFKQTGHKVLIFFQMTQIMDIMEDFLRLRNLKYMRLDGGTKADDRTELLKLFNAPDSEYFCFLLSTRAGGLGLNLQTADTVIIFDTDWNPHQDLQAQDRAHRIGQKNEVRILRLITEDSVEEMILERAHAKLEIDGKVIQAGKFDNKSTAEEQEAMLRALLEKEDERRQKGGEVEDEDLDDDELNQIIARNEGELETFKKLDEERYLTTKLANYPARLYSDSELPGIYKKDPEEVLKKEDILTEDYGRGARERKTTHYDDNLTEEQWLKQIDGMISDDSDSDDDNDGDNSESDSESDYSKTVKTRKKGKSGNGNANTNANANANGAGPGTGTVKRKRGRPPLTRVIDEVDEDRGSGVDGLNVNASADASANANSNDAGDGKNENNEPAPAPAPAAAAVATAGEEKTSSNTEFSSKRTAEESDDTEASTHKKQKLDTTKAVANAIAIGTGTRGSRGRGRGRGRGRGRGRGRGSGLSRSAPSVDPLSPDERARLQNNIENILGLVINHKNEHDRRLSDLFMVKPSRRFYPDYYVLIKHPIALDTIKKRANSKVYSTIREFMEDLHLMFSNAKIYNEEGSIVYQDAAALEIISTRKLKELLNTTTESEFETLLNFSDFDEMFGLNQIAPSTAIKQPIETKLEKIDNGEAVDSPLLGVSTTADTEESTPAYME, encoded by the coding sequence acaacaacaacatcatcatcatcagaaTCAAACACAAACGCAGCACCAGTTTCgtcaacagcagcagcaacaacaacaacaacaacaacaacaacaaagaccACTGCAGCACGCTACTCCGCACATTCTGAACCAAGCTATTCCATTagatcaacaacatcaaaatGCGTTCTCTAGTAACTTTGGCAACTCAGCCCAAATTATACCTGGCGCTGGGTCTCCTGTAATTGGTAGAAGTCTAAATGGTTCGTCCAGTGGAACTCCATTAGTacaaaatgcaaatgcaaatgcacaTGCacatgcaaatgcaaatgtaAATACAGGCTTCGGACCTACACCAGCAATAAGTTCAGGGGCAGCACCAGGTCCAACTGTATTTAATAATCGTATGGGACAACAAGGTGTGAACTTAAACCTCGAGAATGGCACTATTTCGACACAACCAAATAGTTGGTTAAATACCGCTCAACCACAATCTCAACCACAAtttccaccaccacaaccacaaccacaaccccAGACTCAAGGACAACCACAAATGCAGGCTCAAGCACCTTTACCAGAATCTGCATTTACtaatcaacaatttcagcTACTCAAGTCCCAAGTACAAGCATTAAAGTATCTTATGAAGGGTAGTAATCAAGGTCCCATGCCACAGAATTTGGCTGCATTTGTCACAAATCCTTCGTTTGCCTATGCCAATGGTCAATACTTGTCCGCAGCACTTGACCGCGGCGGTTCAATAAgccaacagcagcaacaacaacaacaacagcagcaacagcaacagcagcagccaAGACTGGATTCACAATTCTCTCCCAATGGTTTTGttaataataatggtgttgctgatcaAGCAGGTGTCAATcttccaaaagaaaagaaaaaaggcaaaagagGACCAAAACCGAAAGCCAATCAACaaccaaagaaattgaCGAAAAAGCAGATCAAGGAGGAAGAGCAGCGCTTGGCAGCTgagaaacaaagacaaaatatGGAAGCACAGAATAATATGGCAGCCCAACCACCATTTCCAAATCCGCCTCCACCTCCacaacatcatcagcaacagcaacagcagctgCAGCCGCCTCTACCAAATCAATTTCAACCTTTCCAACCTCAATCACAACCTCAACCTCCCGCTCAAGGTCAGTTTGTTCCACCCGGCCAACCTCAAGGCAACCCGACCATCGCAAATCCTTCATTGAAccctcaacaacaagcacAAGCGCAAGCACAAGCACAGCCTCcatttcaacaacaagcacaagcacaGCCACAAATACAACATCATCCTTCTGGTCCAGTTATTCCACCAGTCTCAGCTCCTGAGTTTTTACTCCCAGAGCCTGCTCCTCCTGTATTACTTAGTAAAGTTATTTCTGAAAGCcacaacaaaaataaattggtGCTACCTATAACAAAACCCAATTTGGAAGTCGACACCTTTGAAGTTTTTGACATTGTTGGAGAACGCACTAAGGATATTCCACTTAGCACTTTGTACACGCCTCAAAGTCGCTTTCAAATTCCTTCTTTGATGCCTAGTGCAATGAGTTTGGAAAATATGGCTGCCAATAGAGAAGTTCTTTTGGCACTTCGAATTGAGGGCGAGAAGAAGTAcataaagaagaagcttAACTCGTTAAAACCCAGCGAAACCGAAAAACGCAACGAGTTGGAAACCAAGTTGAATATGTTGGAGATAATTCCCCTTCAAAAGCAAGCCAGGGGTAAAGTTTTAGTTCAATCCTGGTTTAACAAATCAATGTTACCAAACTCACATCCCAACTTCTTGGCCAGATTTAATACATTATCAATGGAGAGTGTTTCAATGACGTTGGACCTCTATCAACATCAATTAGAGTCATTTAGGAAggagaaaaacaaaaagcatTCCCAGATAATTGATCAAGTTGTCAAGTTTAGTCTCGATACGATTATCAAGAAATCTCGGAGACAAGACAAGCTAAACAAGTttgcaaacaaaattaataaTATTCATGTTCAAatagcaaaagaagaacagaagaaattggaaagaATGGCCAAGCAGCGTTTACAAGCATTAAAACTGAATGACGAAGAAGCTTACTTGAAACTTTTGGACCACACTAAGGATACCAGaatcacacatttattgaACCAGACCAACCAATTTTTGGACTCATTGGCTCAAGCAGTTCAAACACAGCAAAGGGAAGCGGAGGAAAAACTTGCTGGATCAGGCAGAATTATGGAAGAGAGAATAGAGGAGCAAGTACCCGCTATGGATTCCGGAGTTATCgacgaaaacgaaaagagagaaaaaacagATTACTACAATGTGGCACATAGAATCAAGGAAGAAGTAAATAAACAACCATCAATCTTGGTAGGTGGTACTTTAAAAGAATATCAGTTGAAAGGTTTGCAATGGATGGTATCATTGTTCAACAATCATTTAAATGGTATTCTTGCCGATGAGATGGGGTTGGGAAAGACAATTCAAACTATATCATTGATTACATATTTGATTGAAGTTAAGAAAATTCCAGGTCCGTTTTTGGTCATTGTACCACTTTCCACCGTTACCAATTGGAACttggaatttgaaaaatgggCTCCAAGTGTGAAAAAGATTACTTATAAAGGTACaccaaaccaaagaaaagcaTTGCAACATGAAATAAGAATGGGCAATTTCCAAATATTGTTAACCACCTTTGAATACATTATCAAAGACAAAGCTTTACTAGGACGTATCAAATGGGTTCACATGATTATTGATGAAGGTCATCGTATGAAGAACGCCAATTCAAAATTGTCGGAAACCTTGACAACCAATTACTACAGTGATCATAGATTGATTTTAACAGGTACACCtttgcaaaacaatttGCCTGAACTTTGGGCTCTTTTGAATTTCGTATTGCCCAAGATCTTTAATTCGGTAAAATCTTTTGACGAGTGGTTCAATACACCATTTGCTAACACTGGAGGTCAGGATAAGATTGAGCTCAGTGAAGAAGAGACGCTTTTGGTTATTCGAAGACTTCACAAGGTTCTTCGTCCATTTTTGTTGAGGCGTTTGAAGAAGGATGTTGAGAAAGACCTTCCTagcaagattgaaaaagtcGTTAAATGTAAAATGTCTGCAGTACAATCAAGATTGTATCAGCAGATGTTGAAATACAATGTATTGTACTCTGGTGATCCCCAAAATCCCGATGTTGCCAAGCCTATAAAGAACGCAAATAATCAAATTAtgcaattgaaaaaaatatgcaACCATCCTTTTGTTTACGAAGATGTTGAAAATTTCATCAATCCAACTTCGGAGAATAATGACTTGATATGGAGAGTTGCTGGTAAGTTTGAGTTGTTGGATAAAGTCTTACCCAAGTTTAAACAAACTGGACACAAGGTGTTGATATTCTTTCAGATGACTCAAATTATGGATATAATGGAGGACTTTTTAAGGCTTCGCAATTTAAAATACATGAGATTGGACGGTGGAACTAAAGCCGATGACAGAACAGAATTACTTAAGTTGTTTAATGCTCCAGATTCTGAgtatttttgcttcttgttATCAACTAGGGCCGGTGGTTTGGGTTTAAATTTGCAAACTGCCGATACTGTTATTATATTTGATACTGATTGGAATCCTCACCAAGATTTACAGGCTCAAGATAGAGCGCATCGTATTGGACAGAAGAATGAAGTTAGAATCTTGCGACTCATCACCGAGGACTCTGTTGAAGAAATGATTTTGGAAAGAGCTCACGCAAAGTTGGAGATTGACGGTAAGGTGATCCAAGCGGGTAAGTTCGATAACAAGTCGACTGCAGAAGAACAGGAAGCTATGTTGAGGGCTTTACttgaaaaggaagatgAGCGCAGACAGAAAGGTGGTGAAGTGGAGGACGAGGATttggatgatgatgaactTAACCAAATTATTGCCCGAAATGAAGGTGAATTGGAAACCTTTAAGAAGTTAGACGAAGAAAGATATCTTACAACAAAATTGGCAAATTACCCTGCGAGGTTATATTCGGACCTGGAATTACCTGGAATTTACAAGAAAGATCCCGAAGAGGTTCTTAAGAAGGAAGATATACTCACTGAAGATTATGGGCGCGGTGCTcgtgaaagaaaaaccaCTCATTACGATGATAACTTGACAGAGGAACAATGGTTGAAACAAATAGACGGCATGATTTCTGATGATTCAGATAGTGATGACGACAATGATGGTGATAACAGTGAATCTGATAGCGAGTCAGATTATTCAAAAACCGTaaaaacaaggaaaaaaggtaaaagtGGAAATGGTAatgcaaatacaaatgcaaatgcaaatgcaaatggaGCTGGACctggaactggaactgtaaaaagaaaaagaggacgTCCTCCATTAACGAGAGTAATTGACGAAGTTGACGAGGATCGCGGCAGTGGTGTTGATGGTCTCAACGTCAATGCAAGCGCCGACGCCAGCGCCAACGCCAATTCCAATGATGCCGGTGATGGTAAAAACGAAAATAATgaaccagcaccagcaccagcaccagcagcagcagcagttgcAACAGCTGGTGAGGAAAAAACCTCCAGTAATACCGAATTTTCCAGTAAGAGGACAGCTGAAGAATCTGATGATACCGAAGCTCTGACTCacaagaagcaaaagtTGGATACCACCAAGGCTGTAGCTAACGCTATTGCCATAGGTACAGGTACTAGGGGTAGCCGAGGACGAGGACGAGGACGTGGACGTGGTAGAGGAAGAGGTAGAGGAAGGGGATCTGGTTTATCTCGTTCAGCTCCATCTGTGGATCCACTTTCACCAGATGAACGCGCTAGACTTCAAAACAACATTGAAAATATTTTGGGTTTGGTAATCAACCATAAAAATGAGCATGATAGAAGGTTGAGTGATTTGTTCATGGTGAAGCCATCAAGACGATTCTATCCTGATTACTATGTGTTGATTAAACACCCTATAGCTCTTGATACAATAAAGAAACGTGCAAATAGTAAGGTGTACTCAACGATACGAGAATTTATGGAGGATTTGCATCTTATGTTTAGCAATGCAAAGATTTACAATGAAGAGGGCTCTATTGTTTACCAAGATGCTGCTGCACTCGAGATAATATCTACCCGTAAATTGAAGGAACTTTTGAATACGACTACAGAGCTGGAATTTGAAACACTTTTGAACTTTTCAGATTTTGACGAAATGTTTGGATTGAACCAAATTGCACCATCTACGGCCATCAAACAACCTATTGAAACTAAGTTGGAGAAGATTGATAATGGAGAAGCTGTTGATAGTCCTTTGCTAGGAGTCTCAACCACAGCTGATACTGAAGAATCGACCCCAGCGTATATGGAATAA